In the Silene latifolia isolate original U9 population chromosome 1, ASM4854445v1, whole genome shotgun sequence genome, CTTATAAACCATAAAACTCCAACTGGGCTTGCTGAAGAACTCACTTACCAATGTGGGATGGAAAATAGCTTCTCTTGAAGAAACACTTCCAACAATCATTGATCAGGTTAAATCTCGATTAGTTAATTTGATGCATTTGCACAACCAATCAATTTCGCAAATAGGGAAAACTATTAAGTAATCCCCAAATTAAATCACATCTACAAAAACACTCCGTATCAACTAAAACAATtctaaaggaaaaaaaaaggaattaccGACAACAATTGTAATCGAGAGAATGAAGTTGATCATTGTCGTCGCAGAAAAGCATCGCTGCGGTGGTTATTGATGCGGCAGCCTTTCAGATTCATCAAAGGGTTCTTAATAGAGTTCAAGGAAGAAACGAACGGATGATAATTGTCAATTGATAAGGAAGAGTGGCTGAGTGGGAGTTAGTGGATATTTTATTGTTCCGTACTACGTATTTAACTGCCGATCCGTATGTCACCCTTGAATAACAGGAAcaatttggtttggtttggtttgattaTGCAATTAGAAACTGACTCTAAAATGTTGTTTAATTAGTCTTGTGTAAAACATTATACATCATGCTTTGTTTTATGTTGGTGTATATTAACATGGTTAAGAGAACCATAATACTGGAATGTAAAATATTTTCACcattgtaaaaaaaaaagttagtCTTGTGTAAGATCGTGTTAGACGGAGCAACATAGTATTGCTAGCATAAAAAAAGGTACATAACATCAAGGCCATTGTACATCATGCATATTGAAGATAATCCTTCCACATCAAGTCAACCATAATCCCATGATTATAGCAACCATATCACAGCCGATTGATTCCTTATATTGTGCATATTATTAGCTTATTTGTTACCTTAACAAATTATTGTTTCCTAGTCTAATTGCTAATTTGTAGGATCTTGTCCCTTCTTGTAACTATAAATATTGATGTACATTACTCTTCATGAATATACAACAAACACATTCTTTACATGGTATCAACTCCAATATCGATCCTAACCTCGCTTCTTGTTCTTGTACTCGTCATTCATGTACCCATGGCCAACCAATCCAACGCCCTAATTCCGAATGTCGATGAACCAACAAAATCCCTTTTGTCCATCTCCTTCCCTACCTGCACAAAACTAACACCCACCACCTACCGATCATGGCGATTTCAGATCACCCGACTCCTTCAAGGTTTCGGCTTATTCTGTTTTCTCGATGGCACATCCACACCACCACCAAAAACAACCACACCCACACCCACAGAATCCAAACCCAACCCCGACCCCGTACCAAACCCTGCCTTTAACACATGGTTCAAACAAGACCAACTCATTTTGGGTGCTCTTGCTGGAACCCTTGCTGACTCGGTCTCACCCATTATCCTCGATGCAACCACTTCCTACGCCGCCTGGACCCTTCTCGAAACAACCTACGCAAACCCCTCTCGCGGCCACATACTTCAATTAAAAACCCGTCTTCGTAACATCACTCTTGGTGACAAATCAATCTCGGACTATATGCTCGAGATCAAAAACTGCGCTGCCAATCTAGCCCAACTAGGAAAACCCGTCGACGACGAGGATATCACCTCCCAAATCCTCGATGGTCTCGACCAAACCCTATATAAATCTGTCATCGATGCCGTTCGCGCACGAGATGTACCCATCACCTTCGAAGCCTTGCACGAAAAACTCATCAACCACGAACTCATCATCCACAAACAAAACTCGACTACCACCTTCAACCCCTCCGCTCATGCTGCCACTGCCCGTCACTACACCCCCTCTGCCCCACGCTATCAACAACCAGCCACCCAAAACCGCACCACCTATCACTCCTCGAATCAATCTCGCTACCCACAACCCACCCAAAATAACACCCAAGTCCCAAAGCCCATTTTAGGTCGATGCCAATACTGTCGCAACAAGGGTCATGTCATCTCTGACTGCCCCGACTTTAAGCGCGGCTATCCCAATGTCACATTTCCTCCTCCACCAACTAGGCAGAATCGACCCTATGCCCATACTGCCTCGGCCTCCTCGAACCCGTCCTCTGCCTCCTACCTTGTCGACAGTGGTGCTTCGCACCACATTGTCGATGACCTAAACACCCTCTCCCTCCACACCTCCTACGATGGACCCGATGACCTAATTATTGGAGACGGATCCTCGCTTCAAATAACCCATCATGGTTCATTCTCTTATCGATCTCTTCATTTCAATAATGTCTTAGTTGTTCCAACCATATCTCGTAAATTACTTTCAGTTTCTCAATTTTGTAAAGACAATAATGCTATTGCTTATTTCTCATCCGATTCTTTTTGTTTTAAGGAAAAACAGACGGGGGAAACACTCCTTCAAGGCCACTTCCGTGAAGGCTCCTATGAATGGACTCCGTCACCTCCAACCCAAGCTTACTTCGCAACCTCAAGCTCTTGGCATCACCGTCTTGGGCACCCTTCCAATGCCACTTTAAAATTATTAAACACCAATTTCAATTTAtatatttccaatttttctcaTTGTACTGCTTGTCTAATAAATAAAAGTCAAAAATTACCGTTTTCCGTTTCAACACTCACCTCGCAAGCTCCTCTCGACCTCGTCTATTCAGACGTGTGGACTGCGCCTCTACTCTCCCATGATCATTTTAAATATTATATCATTTTCGTCGATCATTTTAGCCACTATTTTTGGCTATATCCCATTAAAAATAAGTCCGACACATTAATCACCTTTCATCGTTTTAAATCTATTGtcaaaaaatatttcaataaaccAATTCCGCAATTTTATTCCGATAATGGTGGGGAATACAAAAAGTTAAATCCCGATCTTCTTGACAATGGCATTACCCATCTCACTTCGCCACCTCATACACCCGAGCATAACGAGTTTGCAGAGCGACGTCATCGACACATCTTCGAAACCGGGCTCGCCCTTCTAACCAACGCTCATCTTCCAACCACCTTTTGGCCATAGGCCTTTTCAACAGCCGCCTATCTTATCAACCGATTGCCTAGCTCAACCCTTCAAAACAAATCACCCTACGAAATACTCCATAATCAACCTCCAAACTATCAGAAACTTCGCCCTTTTGGATGTCTCTCATTTCCTTGGCTCCGTCCATACACCACCCATAAGCTCGAAAACCGCTCCACGCCATGTATCTTTGTTGGTTATTCCACCACACAAAGTGCATACCTTTTCTATGACCCTTCATCTCGCAAGCTATATACTTCTCGTCATGTTCGTTTCATAGAAAACGAATTCCCATATCCCACCCTCTCCAAAACCGCACCATCCGCCCCTCCTTCCACTGATCGATGGTGTACCCTTACACTTCCTCTTCTCGACCTTCGCATACCTCACACCACGACAACCCCTCCTAACCCAACTCCACTCCCTAACCCTCCTGACCCGACCCATACTACAACGACCCAATCCCCTCTCTCACCACGCACCCCTGTTACCCCATCTGACCCCACCCCCAATTCCCCTTCCTCCTCCCCAAACACGCCTACCTCTACAATGTCCTCTACCACCCCTCACTCGCCCCCCACCCCACCACCGCCACCTCCACCATCATTTCACCGTCACAACACCCGCCTATCCAACAACATCACTTGCCCTAACCCTCGTTATGCTAAGCTAGCTCTCTCGCCCATTACTCACACCACACCGACAACAACAAAACAAGCTCTCGTTGATCCACGATGGCGTACCGCCATGATTGATGAACACCAAGCACTCCTTCGTAACCAAACTTGGACACTCGTACCCCGAACTCAAGCTCAAAACCTAATTGGCTGCAAATGGGTATATAGAATTAAGTACAATCCGGATGGAAGCTTAAAACAACACAAAGCTCGACTTGTTGCTAAAGGATTTCATCAAAGGCCGGGTATTGATTACTCGGAAACCTTCAGTCCCGTTATTAAACCCACAACAATACGACTAATTCTCACCATCGCTGTTtctcaaaattggcatctacgaCAAATTGATGTCAATaatgcttttcttcaaggtaatctCACTGACACTGTTTTCATGATTCAACTCCCGGGCTTCGTTGACACAAACAAACCCGATTATGTTTGCAAACTCAACAAAGCTCTTTATGGGCTCAAACAAGCCCCAAGAGCCTGGTACACCGAACTCAAAAACTACTTACTTACCAACGGCTTCAAAAACTCGATTTCTGACCCGTCCCTCTTCATTCTTGTCACGGCCCAAACAACCCTCCTCGTCCTCGTCTATGTTGACGATATCATTGTCACCGGTCCTAATGCAAACCATATCACTGCCTTCATCAAACAAATTTCAACCAAATTCTCATTAAAAGACCTTGGTCCATTATCCTACTTCCTTGGTATTGAAGTCACTCCTACAAAACTTGGTCTTCACCTCAACCAAACAAAATATCTCTCCGACCTATTACACAAGTTCAACTACCAAGATTGCAACCCTTCATCCACACCCATGCTTCCACACCCTCCACCTACTGCCGAACCAAACCAACCCAAAGACAACGAAACAGACTACCGCGCCATCATTGGTAGTCTCCAATATTTATCCCTTACAAGACCCGACATTGCCTACTCCGTTAACAAACTTGCCCAATTCCTTACTCATCCTACCACTCTTCACTGGACCGCCTTAAAGAGACTACTTCGCTACCTTCGAGGTACTCTCCACCTCGGTGTTCAGCTCACCAAATCGACCCCTCTTCGCCTCCACGCTTACTGCGATGCAGACCATGGTGGTGATACGAATGATTATGTCTCAACCTCTGGTATGATTGTCTATCTTGGCTCTAACCCGATCAGCTGGTCATCACGAAAACAAAGAGTTGTCTCACGATCGTCCACTGAAGCTGAGTTCAGGGCTGTCGCAGACACGACTGCTGAACTTCTTTGGCTGACATCCCTTCTTCAGGAGCTCGGTATTCATATCCCTCGCCCTCACGTCATCTTTTGTGATAATCTCTCTGCCACTCATTACTCCGCCAACCCCGTTTTCCATTCAAGAATGAAGCATCTCGCGCTCTCTTTTCACTTCGTTAAAGAGCAAGTCCGTCTCGGCCTTATTCGTGTTCAACATATCAACGGTACTGATCAACTTGCTGACACACTTACGAAACCCCTCCATAAACCGCGCTTTACTGAGTTATCATCCAAGATCGGACTTCGCCAACGCCCGTCCATCTTGAGCGGGAATATTGAAGATAATCCTTCCACATCAAGTCAACCATAATCCCATGATTATAGCAACCATATCACAGCCGATTGATTCCTTATATTGTGCATATTATTAGCTTATTTGTTACCTTAACAAATTATTGTTTCCTAGTCTAATTGTTAATTTGTAGGATCTTGTCCCTTCTTGTAACTATAAATATTGATGTACATTACTCTTCATGAATATACAACAAACACATTCTTTATTGCTAGCATAAAAAAAGGTGCATAACATCAAGGCCATTGTACATCATGCAATGGTCCTATTTGAGTACTTACTTTTGTTAATTTTTATGTAACTGACATATAAACACTGCTTTAGCTTGCGATTACCAAATCAGCTGCACGCAAACCCATTGTATGCTCGGCTGTTCAAGAATCATCTACTCCAACAGGTGATCTTTTTAATCTTACAAATCAGCCAACATTTCATGTTGAATGATGAGAGAGAGTTTCTATAATTAATCCAATATCTTTTTAGTAGTTTCTTCTGAAACAAAGGAAGGAAAGCCCGAAACAAAGCCCGAAGTGAAATCAGAACAAACGACCACACCTGCCAAGCCAAAACCTGCAGCGAAAGTAGCACTAAAAGCATTACCCGAGATGATGGAGGAAGATGTGATTCCTTCTCTACGATCAATTCTCGAAAGCCAGCAAGACATAACAGAACTTGAGTTGGTCTATAAGGATAATCAAGTTAGGccctttctttatctgttaatGCACCATTATACTGTATGTACTTCATTGTAAATCTTACAGATGAAGATGTATTGCTAAGTTGTTATACTTTGCTTTTGTGGTTCCACAATGACCAGCTCcaaggttcatttctgcaaaatGGAAAACCCTACACCTTTTGGGCCTTCTTCCCTGATGGAAATCTTACAGGTATCATGTTTGGAAGTAGAATGTAGGAATATATCAATGTCGAAAAGCGGTTATGCAGTCTATGGCAACACGTATATTTTACTCATGTTTTCACCAAGTTGGTATTGTAACTTGCAACACATCAGTGATAGTACATAAACTGGCTCTTGGACTCTTTAATTCAATCGGGTTGAGTAGTGAATGCTTAACTTAGTTTTTGGGCCCATATACTTGTTGGTACATAAACTAGCTCTTTGTTCTTTGATTCGTCATTTGAAGTAGGGAAGAGTAGAATGATCCGTAGTTAATCTTGTCATCAACTATCTCTAATTTTGTATTACATAATTTTATCTGGGTTTGTTTTGGACAGGTCCAAAGGGATTTTCGCTGTCGTCGTATGGGTCGGAAGTGAGCACTGTGGAACCTTTCCTAGTTGATGAGAAGAAGCCAACAGCCAAACAAGTTGTGTTTTGGGTTGAGAAGCGATTGGCAGCTCAAGGGATCATTCCTGTTTGGAAACAATGATTTCCGTTTTCAATGTTTTTCCTCCCAATGTAATGATTACACGTCCTCCCAATATATGCAATTTGATTGAGCCGCAGTTGAGTTCATTCAACTCAGTTCATAGATCTCTCAAATGTGTCAGAAATCCGTTCAAAACCAGAACAGTTCTATTCAAACAAGCTTCAAAAGTTCTTAATTCAAAAAAGATGGATATGGGGTAGTTCAATATAGTCAATAAAATGTTAACGCAATTAagactctgtttggtaaaactagttGAAATGGTAGCTGGAAACTGAAAAATTAACCGAAACTCGAAAgttaactgataaggtagctgaaaattaggaacggATGAGGTAGCTgataatataaaaaaaatgtctggcaaactaactgaaaaagtatctgattttgatgaaatgacgtacaagaatatgataattatttaatagcaTAGAATTAATGGgttaaaaaggaaaataaaatcaaATCAGATAGctaaaat is a window encoding:
- the LOC141608563 gene encoding uncharacterized protein LOC141608563 isoform X1, encoding MAFAPVGVSRIPLLKAASLDSNGSTWVSNGCSLAPTRADVTWLAITKSAARKPIVCSAVQESSTPTVVSSETKEGKPETKPEVKSEQTTTPAKPKPAAKVALKALPEMMEEDVIPSLRSILESQQDITELELVYKDNQLQGSFLQNGKPYTFWAFFPDGNLTGPKGFSLSSYGSEVSTVEPFLVDEKKPTAKQVVFWVEKRLAAQGIIPVWKQ
- the LOC141608563 gene encoding uncharacterized protein LOC141608563 isoform X2, with protein sequence MAFAPVGVSRIPLLKAASLDSNGSTWVSNGCSLAPTRADVTWLAITKSAARKPIVCSAVQESSTPTVSSETKEGKPETKPEVKSEQTTTPAKPKPAAKVALKALPEMMEEDVIPSLRSILESQQDITELELVYKDNQLQGSFLQNGKPYTFWAFFPDGNLTGPKGFSLSSYGSEVSTVEPFLVDEKKPTAKQVVFWVEKRLAAQGIIPVWKQ